A DNA window from Staphylococcus warneri contains the following coding sequences:
- the ftsH gene encoding ATP-dependent zinc metalloprotease FtsH has translation MQKAFRNVLVIAIIGVIIFGLFSFLNGNGNMPKQLTYTQFVNKLDKGDLKSLEIQPEQNVYMVSGKTKNGEDYSSTILFNNEKDLQKITDTAKKQDGLKFTVKEEEEQSVFVSILTTLIPVLIIALLFIFFLSQAQGGGGGGRMMNFGKSKAKMYDSSKRRVRFSDVAGADEEKQELVEIVDFLKDNKKFKQMGSRIPKGVLLVGPPGTGKTLLARAVAGEAGAPFFSISGSDFVEMFVGVGASRVRDLFENAKKNAPCIIFIDEIDAVGRQRGAGVGGGHDEREQTLNQLLVEMDGFGENEGIIMIAATNRPDILDPALLRPGRFDRQIQVGRPDVKGREAILHVHAKNKPLDETVDLKAISQRTPGFSGADLENLLNEASLIAAREGKNKIDMRDIEEATDRVIAGPAKKSRVISDKERNIVAHHEAGHTIIGMVLDEAEVVHKVTIVPRGQAGGYAMMLPKQDRFLMTEPELLDKICGLLGGRVSEDINFGEVSTGASNDFERATQIARSMVTEYGMSKKLGPLQFSSSGGGQVFLGKDMQGEPNYSGQIAYEIDKEVQRIVKEQYERCKEILLEHQEQLKLIAKTLLTEETLVAEQIQSLFHEGKLPEVDYDSAEVVKETNSEFDEGKYGKSYEDVRKEQSLDHKGEDNHNEDESEDEPTGHEQSPNIDKPYNPNDPNHRQ, from the coding sequence ATGCAGAAAGCGTTTCGCAATGTGCTAGTTATCGCAATTATAGGCGTTATCATATTTGGCCTGTTTTCTTTCTTAAATGGTAATGGAAATATGCCAAAACAGCTTACATATACGCAGTTTGTTAATAAATTGGATAAAGGTGATTTAAAATCATTAGAAATCCAACCTGAGCAAAATGTATACATGGTAAGTGGTAAAACAAAAAATGGTGAAGATTATTCATCAACAATATTATTTAATAATGAAAAAGATTTACAAAAAATCACTGATACAGCGAAAAAACAAGATGGATTGAAATTTACAGTTAAAGAAGAAGAAGAACAAAGTGTATTTGTTAGTATCTTAACAACATTGATTCCAGTTTTAATCATTGCTTTATTATTTATTTTCTTCCTTAGCCAAGCCCAAGGTGGGGGCGGCGGTGGTCGTATGATGAACTTTGGTAAATCCAAAGCGAAAATGTACGATAGTAGTAAACGCCGTGTTCGTTTCTCAGATGTTGCAGGCGCAGATGAAGAGAAACAAGAACTTGTTGAAATAGTAGATTTCTTAAAAGACAACAAGAAATTCAAACAAATGGGATCTAGAATTCCGAAAGGTGTTTTACTTGTAGGTCCTCCAGGTACTGGTAAAACATTACTTGCACGTGCAGTTGCAGGTGAAGCTGGTGCACCATTCTTCTCAATTAGTGGTTCAGACTTTGTTGAGATGTTTGTTGGTGTTGGTGCTAGCCGTGTGCGTGATTTATTTGAAAATGCGAAGAAAAATGCACCATGTATTATTTTCATAGATGAAATTGATGCAGTAGGTCGTCAACGTGGTGCTGGTGTTGGTGGTGGACACGATGAACGTGAACAAACATTGAACCAATTATTAGTCGAAATGGATGGCTTTGGTGAAAATGAAGGTATTATTATGATTGCTGCAACAAACCGTCCTGATATTTTAGACCCAGCGTTATTACGTCCAGGTCGTTTCGATAGACAAATTCAAGTAGGTCGTCCAGATGTTAAAGGTCGTGAAGCCATTTTACATGTTCATGCGAAAAACAAACCACTTGATGAAACTGTTGATTTAAAAGCTATTTCTCAAAGAACACCAGGATTCTCTGGTGCGGATTTAGAAAACTTATTAAATGAAGCATCGTTAATCGCTGCTCGTGAAGGTAAGAACAAAATTGATATGCGTGATATCGAGGAAGCAACAGACCGAGTTATTGCTGGTCCTGCTAAAAAATCACGTGTCATCTCTGATAAAGAACGAAACATTGTTGCGCACCATGAAGCAGGTCATACAATTATCGGTATGGTGCTTGATGAAGCAGAAGTTGTACACAAAGTAACAATTGTTCCAAGAGGACAAGCTGGCGGTTATGCAATGATGCTACCTAAACAAGATCGTTTCTTAATGACTGAACCAGAACTATTAGACAAAATCTGTGGTTTATTAGGTGGTCGAGTTTCAGAAGATATTAACTTTGGTGAAGTATCAACTGGAGCTTCTAACGACTTTGAAAGAGCAACTCAAATTGCACGTTCTATGGTTACTGAATATGGTATGAGTAAAAAGCTTGGACCATTACAATTCTCTAGTAGCGGTGGCGGTCAAGTATTCTTAGGTAAAGACATGCAAGGTGAACCTAACTATTCTGGCCAAATCGCTTACGAAATTGATAAAGAAGTACAACGTATCGTTAAAGAACAATATGAGCGTTGTAAAGAAATCTTATTAGAGCATCAAGAACAATTAAAACTTATTGCTAAAACTTTACTTACAGAAGAAACATTGGTTGCTGAACAAATCCAATCATTATTCCACGAAGGTAAATTACCTGAGGTTGACTACGATTCAGCTGAAGTCGTTAAAGAAACTAATTCAGAATTTGATGAAGGTAAATATGGCAAATCATACGAAGATGTTCGTAAAGAGCAATCGTTAGATCATAAAGGTGAAGACAATCATAATGAAGATGAGTCAGAAGATGAACC
- the hpt gene encoding hypoxanthine phosphoribosyltransferase, whose translation MHEDIKSNVLSEEDIQTICKDLGQQLTKDYQDKPLVCVGILKGSVMFMADLIKRIDTHLSIDFMDVSSYHGGTESTGEVQIIKDLGSSIENKDVLIIEDILETGTTLKSITELLESRKVNSLEIVTLLDKPNRRKADIEAKYVGKKIPDEFVVGYGLDYGEHYRNLPYIGTLKPEVYS comes from the coding sequence ATGCACGAGGATATAAAAAGTAATGTATTAAGTGAAGAAGATATTCAAACGATTTGCAAGGATTTAGGACAACAGTTAACTAAAGATTACCAAGATAAGCCCCTTGTTTGTGTGGGTATCTTAAAAGGGTCAGTTATGTTTATGGCAGACTTAATTAAGCGAATTGATACACACTTATCAATCGACTTTATGGATGTTTCAAGTTACCACGGGGGTACTGAATCTACAGGTGAAGTTCAAATTATCAAAGATTTAGGTTCATCAATTGAAAATAAAGATGTACTCATTATCGAAGATATTTTAGAAACTGGTACTACATTAAAATCCATCACTGAATTATTAGAATCACGTAAAGTCAACTCATTAGAAATTGTTACTCTATTAGATAAACCAAATCGTAGAAAAGCTGATATTGAAGCTAAATACGTCGGCAAAAAAATCCCAGATGAATTCGTAGTCGGATATGGATTGGATTATGGTGAGCATTACAGAAACTTACCTTATATTGGTACTTTAAAACCTGAAGTTTATTCATAA